Genomic DNA from Pedobacter africanus:
CCGGTTGGCATAAATTTAAGATTAGGGAACAACGGTTTAATTGCCTTTAGAAAGCCCACGCCCAAGGTATCACCGGGAAATAGTTTCACTAACGGAACCCCCAGTTCTTCAGCAAAGTTAATTTCAGTAGGCGTCATGCATCCGGGTATCCATAGCACATTGTGTGCGGCAGTAGCCGATGCCAGATCTGCTTTAACAATTGGGCTCACAATGAAGTCTGCTCCAAGATTAATGTACATTTCTGCCTGTGCTACAGTTTTTATCGTACCTATGCCCAGTTTCATATCTTTAAGGTGTTCATTTCTGTAAGACAGCAATGCCTTAAAGTTGTCTGGTGCATTTTGCCCCCTGTTTGTAAACTCAAAAACACGGATGCCACCCGCATAGCTTGCTTTTAACACTTCAATACAGGTTTGCGCATCTTCATTATAATAAACCGGGATAACCGGATAAGCCTGGATCATGCTTAAAGGATTTGTTTCTATGTTCATCTGTACGTATTATTTATTTGATAAATTCATTGCTTTAAAAAGAACTATATAGCGCCATCGCCGAAATCTCCTTTAACAAAGAGCTTTCTATAACCAGATGAAGTTGCTTTGTCTATGATTTCCTGCCCGTTTGTGCTGCTGGTTAAGCCATAAATTAAACCGGCCATAAATGCATCACCGCTTCCAATCCTGTCTACTACTTCATTGGTTTCCAATACGGCCGACCTGTAATCGCCTTCTGCATTGTGATAGGTTCCATAAAAGAGGTTGTGCCTGGGGTTATCCATGAACCTGAAAGTATAGGCGATGTGTTTACACTGAGGAAAAGCAGCAAATACAGCTTTGGCCGAAGCACTGGCATGTACAGTATAAGTATCTACAGTAGTTTGACGATTTAGATTTTCGTCGACAGGGATGCCCAGCATTTTATTAACCGCCCAGATATTCCCCATAATTACATCGCAGTATTGTACCAGCTCAGGCATTACCGCTATTGGCTGTTTGCCATAATCCCAAAGCCTGCTCCTGTAGTTCAGATCCACGGATATTTTTAAGCCCTTTTTTCTGGCAGCCTGCAAAGCTTCTTTACATACAGCAGCCATATTTTCGTTCAAAGCGGGGGTAAGCGCTGTCCAGTGAAACCAGGTATGTCCTTCCAATACCTCGTCCCAGTTGATTACCCCCGGCAACAATGTACTAAATGAAGAATATTTTCTGTCATAAACCACTTCTCCGCTTGTCAGTCCATTTGCAGAAAGCAGAAAATACAAGCCCATACGGCTGCCCTGTAATAGCGTTTTATTTGTATTGACCCCCAAATCGGCGAGCGATTGAAGGGCATTTGCGGCAAGCGCATTCTCTGGCACACAACTCACATAAGCACATGGAATGCCCCATTGACCCAATGAAGCAGAAACGTTCGCCTCCGATCCGCCGGGAAATAAAGAAACGGTGTGGTTCTTAGAAATAAATTGATCCTCAGTGGAACTAAACCTTAACAGTAATTCCCCAAATACCAATATGTTTTCTTGATTTAGCATAAATAAAAGATTTGAGATTGCAATAATACAGGTTCTCATTATGAAATAGAAGTAAACTATTTTATTTAATAAATTTCAAACGATTTCGTAAATATTTAATGATCATTCTGATTGCCGGAGCTTAAAATTCACTAACATTGGTAGAATAATTTAACCGTTTAAATCAGGAATATGAAGAGCAGAGATCTGTTTTCATTAGAAAATAAGGTAATTGTAGTTACTGGCGCCACCGGAGTGTTGGGGGAATCATTTGCATTGGCCATTGCCGAAGCAGGGGCAAAGGTGGCCATTTTAGGCCGTAACGAAGAAAAGGCAAATCAAAGGGTAAAGGCGATTACAGAAAGCGGAGGAGAGGCAATAGCCGTGATTACTGACGTACTGGACGAAACCGCACTCAATGCCGCAAAAAATCAAATACTGAGTACCTGGGGTACCATCGATGGATTGGTGAATGCTGCAGGAGGGAATATCCCTGGCGCTACTATTGCTCCAGACCAGAACATCTTTGACATTAAGGTAAGCGACACTCAAAAAGCAGTCGAACTTAATCTTTTCGGTACGGTATATCCAACACACGTATTTGGCCGTGTCATTGCTGAAAAAGGAAAAGGATCCATCGTAAATATTTCTTCTCTGGCAGCACAGCGTCCTTTAACCCGCGTATTGGGTTATACGATGGGAAAAAACGCCATTGAAGGCTATACAAAATGGATGGCCGTAGAGCTTGCACAACGCTATGGAGATAAAGTCCGGGTAAATGCGCTTGCACCGGGTGTGTTTTTAACCGAACAGAACAGATCGCTTTTAACCAACGCAGATGGTACCTTTACCGATCGCGCGCAGCGTTTTGTCAATCATACACCTTTTGGCCGTCTGGGAAATCCCCAGGAGCTAAATGGTACCCTAATCTACCTGTTAAGCGATGCATCAGCATTTGTAAATGGTGAAACCATATTGGTCGATGGCGGTTTCAATGCCTACAGTGGCGTATAATCTGATTATTAAATAACCAAATAAGATGAATACAGTAAATCATAAATTGTTACAAACCTGGCGCTGGTACGGACCATCAGATCCGGTTAGTTTGCAGGATGTAAAACAGGCAGGAGCTACCGGCATTGTTACAGCCCTGCATCATGTTCCCCATGGTGAAGTCTGGCCATTGGAAGATATCATAGAAAGAAAATCTATTATTGAAGCAGCCGGACTGCATTGGGCAGTGGTAGAAAGCGTACCTGTACACGAAGCCATCAAAACCCGGAGAAGCGATGCCGATCATTATATAGAAAATTACAAGACTACATTGAAGAACCTGTCCCAATGTGGTATTAGGACGGTTTGTTATAATTTTATGCCAGTGCTTGACTGGACAAGGACACAGCTTGACTTGGTAATGGAAGACGGCTCAAAAGCGCTGTATTTCAACTGGCTAGATCTTGCAGTTTTTGACCTGTTTATTCTGAAAAGGGAAGGTGCCGACGCCGATTATACGGAAAGCATCCGGAACAGGGCAAAAGATCGTTATGCTTCCATGAATACGGATCAGCTGAATGAACTAAAAGTGAACGTGCTGATGGGGATTCCTAACGAAAAAGAAATCGAATTGGAAGCTTTACGTGCCAGCATAGAAGAATATAAGTCTATCGGAATGGAAGGCCTGAAAAAAAACCTCGCCTACTTTTTAAACGGGATCGCAGAGGTGTGTGAAGAAACAGGTGTAAATATGACCATTCACCCCGATGATCCTCCATATGCAATACTGGGCCTGCCACGAATTGCAAGTACCAAAGAAGATCTGATCAGCATCCTTAAAAGCGTAGACAAACCATTTAATGGCATTTGTTATTGTACAGGTTCCTTAGGAGCAGGTGTATCAAATGACCTGAAAGATATATTTGAAGCCGTAAAAGAAAGGGTATATTTCCTTCACTTGCGTAACGTAACCAAAGACGAAGAAGGCAATTTCTACGAAGCCGATCACTTGGGTGGTGATGTGAATATGTATGAAATTATGAAGGCTATTGTTGCGGAAAATGCCCTCAGAGCGCAACCTATACCCTTCAGACCAGACCATGGTCATCAGATGCTGGATGACTTAAACAAGGTTACCAATCCGGGATACTCCGCAATAGGAAGGTTGCGCGGACTGGCAGAGCTGCGCGGACTCGAGCTGGGAATTACAGGCAATTATTAAACTATAACTAAATTCTAGACTGTGATGAAGCCCTTACTTTAATATTTGTAGGCAACATCACAGTCTCATATCCTTCATCCAATCTTTTTCCTTCAATCATAGCAATCAACTTTTCTGCAGCAAATTGACCGATCTCAAAAGCCGGTTGATGCACCGTACTTAAAGGCGGGTTCATGGCATCGGCAAGTTCCGTATTTGTAAATCCTATTAAGGCAACATCTTCAGGGATCTTATAGCCCATTTTATTCAGGAGCATCAAACATCTCGTGCTGATCTGGTCTGTTGCCGTAAAAATTGCATCCGGCCTGTCTTTTAACCCCATATAATACTTAATGGCCTGCTCCAAATCTTCATTTAATTTATTGGTGTCCGTATAATTGCAAGAGCGCAACAACTCTGGCCGGTACTTAATCCCGCTATCTGCCAGGGCCTGTTTGTATCCATTCAGACGATCTGTAGCAATACTCAATATGGTATTCGTATTCAAATGTGCAATGTTTTTATAGCCATTGTCAATCAGGTGCCTGGTTGCATCGTATGCTCCCTTAAAATTATCCGCGCCAACCTTGTGCGTGTTGATCTGATCAATAAGTCTGTCGAAAAGTACAATCGGCAAGCCAGCGTCCTGCAAGGAGACCAGGTAACTAAAATTAATGGTTTCATAAGCAGGGGAGATCAGAATGCCGTCTACTCCACCAGCATATAGCAGCTCTATACATGCACTTTCCTGCTTCTCCGACTCTTTGCTTTGCATAATGATAATCTGGTAAGATTTTTCAGTACTGGCCTTATGGATGCCATCGAGCATCTGTGCAATGACATTGTTGTCAAGTGAACACACTACAACGCCAATCGACCTGCTTTTACCTTCCTTTAAGCCTTTTGCCATTCTATTGGGAGAGTAATGATGCTTTTTAGCATAATCCAAAACCTTTTGTTTGGTTTCTGCACCAATTTCATGACTATCATTTAATGCTTTAGAAATTGTAGAAATAGATAAATTTAGCGCTTTGGCAATATCTCTTAATGTGACGCTGTTGTTCATACGCATTCCTCTTTGAATAGAAATACAAATTTGCAATTATAAACCCATAAACTTCTATTGTTAATTTTTTTCTTGATCAGCGAGAATTAAAATATTGAATAACTGTACATTAAATAACTCATAACTAGAAGTTGACAAATGAATGATACACACTTCAATAAGTGTTCATAAATTTGCTTAACGGTGTTAGATTATTTACACGGCTTAATTAAATGTAATGGGAAGTAAAGAACGTATACAAAGGCTTAAAGAAGACACGAGGACAAACATCCTCGATGCTGCCTTAAAGATCGTTAAGGAAGAGGGCTGGCAGGCATTAAGCATGAGAAAAATTGCAGATAAGATTGAATACACTGCACCCATCATATATGAATATTTTCACAATAAAGATGGAATACTCCTTGAACTTACAAGGCAGGGCTATGTTATTTTAGGTAAAAAAGTTAAAGCAGCCAAAAAAGCCCAGGAACATACAGCAGACCAGCTTGAAGCGATGTGGATTGCCTATTGGAACTTTGCTTTTAAATACAAGGAATTTTATCAGCTGATGTACGGTGTAGATATGGTATGTTGTGATCAAAAGAAATCAATGCCAGAAATTGAATTTTTAGACAATCTCTTTTTTGATACCATTAAAGATCTGATGAAAGGTGAAAGTCCTGAAGAAAACCGGGTGTGCAGAAAATATTATACCTTCTGGTCAATTGTACATGGGTTAATCTCCATAAACCTGGTCAACAAAGGAAGGGATGAAGCAATGAACCAGCATATATTAAAAGACGCATTAAAAGGAATTATAAAATACATCAACGATTAAAAAGCAGATCAGGGGCTTTCAATACCAAAGCCTTTTTTTGTTAACATCTATTTAACACCGTTAAATTACTTATATACGTTATATCATAAACTATTAAACTAAATGACATGAAATATAAATTCTCTTACCCTCAATCACTTAACACTGTTAAATTACCTAATATCGTTATGAAAACAACTGCTTTACTTTTAGCTACAATGCTGATATACGCCTGTTCAGGCAACAAGCCACAGGCTACAGCACCTCCGGTACCGGGATTGCCTGTATCTACAGTCAGTCAAAGTTCTGAAACTACCTTTCTCGAATACCCTGCCGCTATTCAGGGAGCTGCCGATCTGGAAATAAGACCTCAGGTTGCAGGTGCACTCGATAGGGTGTTCATCAACGAAGGCCAATATGTAGCTGCCGGCCAGCCTCTATTTAAAATCAATGAACAACCATTCCTTGAGGCTTTAAATACAGCTAAGGCAAGTCTCAGTGCTGCAGAAGCCGCAATATTGAATGCACAACTGGAGGTCGACAAATTAGTCCCGCTTGTTCAGAACAAAGTGGTTTCCGATGTGCAGCTGAAAACTGCAAAAGCAACACTTCAGATCGCAAAAGCAAACGCGGCACAGGCCAAAGCAGGAGTTGCGGCAGCTCAAATCAACCTTGCCTATACGATCATTAAAGCGCCCGTTAGTGGCTATATCGGTTTATTGCCTAAAAAACAGGGGAGCTTAGTATCTCCTTCAGATACTGCACCTTTAACCCAACTATCTGATGTTCATGAAGTGCGTGTATATTTTTCCTTAGGCGAGGATGATTTTATTGACTTCAATAGCAAATATAGTGGTAAAACGCTTACAGAGCGAATTAAAAATGTGCCGAGTGTTGCGCTTGTGCTGGCCGATCAATCTGTTTATCCTCAGGAGGGAAAAATTGACATGGTAGACGGGCAGTTCGATAAACAAACCGGTGCAATTACCTTGAGAGCAAGCTTTCCAAATGCGCAGGGACTGTTACGTTCCGGAAATACGGGTAAAATACGCATCAGTATGGAACACAAAAATGCCTTGATCGTGCCGCAATCTGCCACCGTTGAAATGCAGGACAAAATATTTGTATTTACAGTGGCAGACAGCAATAAGGTGAAAAAAATGCCCATTTCAATTATCGGTAAAAGTGGTACAAATTACCTGGTTAAGGAAGGGGTAAAAAGCGGGGACCAGATTGTGTTGAGCGGACTTGACCGTCTGCAGGAAGGCCAGGAGATCCGTCCGGAGAAACCAACAAATAAAGTCGCCAGATTAAATTAACCAATAAAACTCAATACAATGTTTAAAATATTCATTCAGCGTCCGGTACTGGCCACAGTGATTTCCATTCTACTGGTTATCCTTGGCGTACTGGGCTTAACTAAACTGCCCCTGCAACAATTTCCGGATATCGCACCACCATCTGTATTGGTAACGGCAGTATATCCTGGTGCCAATGCCGAAACTGTGCTGAGGTCAGTAGCCCCATCTCTTGAAGAATCTATTAATGGGGTCGAAAACATGAGCTATATGAGCTCAACAGCAAGTAACGATGGTTCGCTTGCCATAACGGTATATTTTAAGCTGGGCACAGATCCGGATCAGGCAGCGGTAAACGTACAGAACAGGGTAGCGCAGGCCACCAGTCAGCTCCCTGCCGAAGTGGTACAACAGGGTATCATTACAGCCAAACAACAAAACAGCTTTATTATGGCTATCGGTATGTATACAGAGGATGAAAGCAAATACGATCAGACTTTTGTAGCCAACTATGCCCAGATCAATATCATACCGGAAATCAAAAGGATTCCTGGTGTTGGTGCCGCAAGCATATTTGGCGGTGTCAAAGACTACTCCATGCGCGTTTGGCTTAATCCTACCCAGATGTCGGCCTATAAGGTGACACCAAATGAAATCATGGCTGCCATTCAGGATAAAAGTCTCGAGGCCGCCCCAGGCAGATTTGGAGAAAAGAGCAAAGAGGTATTTGAATATGTAATCAAATACAAAGGTAAACTATCCAAACCCGAGGAGTATGAAAATATAGCTATACGGGCCAACTCAGATGGCTCTATATTAAGGCTTAAAGATGTGGCCAGAATCGAATTTGGTGCTTATTCTTATTCCAGTCTTACCCGCCTGAACGGAAAAAAGGGGATAGTAATAGGCGTTATTCAATTGGCAGGTACCAATGCCAATGAAATTCAGGTTTCCATAAACAAACTCATGGAGAAAGCTGCAAAAGACTTCCCTGACGGTATTAAACAGAACATCTTTTACAGTACCAAAGTAGCACTAGATCAATCCATAGAACAAGTGCAGCACACGCTGATCGAAGCATTTATACTGGTTTTTATTGTTGTATTCCTATTCCTGCAGGACTTCAGGTCTACACTAATCCCTGCAATTGCGGTTCCGGTAGCCATATTGGGTACGTTCTTCTTCATGCAGCTGTTCGGGTTCTCTATTAACCTCTTAACACTCTTTGCATTGGTACTTGCCATAGGCATTGTGGTCGACGATGCCATCGTAGTGGTAGAAGCCGTTCATGCCAAAATGGAACACAAACGGCTCTCACCTAAAGTGGCTACCACAGAAGCCATGCACGAAATCACGGGGGCAATTGTATCCATTACACTGGTAATGGCCGCTGTATTTCTTCCTGTTGGCTTTATGGAAGGCTCAACCGGCGTATTCTACAGGCAGTTCGCATTTACTATGGCTATTGCAATTGTGATTTCAGCTGTCAATGCTTTAACTTTGAGTCCGGCCCTGGCTGCACTTTTCCTAAAGGATACTCATGTAAATGAAGGCCATACAACTGCAAAAACCGGGTTTAAAGAAAGGTTTTTTACCGGTTTTAACAGAAGTTTCAACTCGCTTACCAACAGATACCTGGGAGGACTTAAATTTCTGATCAGGAATAAGTGGGTCAGTCTTGGTGGATTGGCACTCATTACACTGGGAACCATCTGGATGGTAAAAACAACACCATCAGGCTTCATCCCTACAGAAGATCAGGGTTTTATTGCAATTGCGGTTTCAACACCTTCCGGAACTTCGCTGGATGGGACTTCAAAAGTAATGGCGCAAGCCGAAACTGAACTTAAAGCTTTGCAGTCCTCAGGTTTTGTGACTTCACTTCCAGGTTTTAACCTGCTCACCAATTCAACAAGTCCCTCTGCTGCCGTGGTTTTCGTGTTGCTGAAACCAACCAAAGAAAGGGGCGAGGTAAAAGACATCAATGCCATCATGGATGTGGTTCGGGGCAAGCTGGCAGGTATTACAGGGGGGAGTTTCTTTGTATTCAGTTTCCCTACTGTTCCCGGCTTCAGCAATGTTGAGGCACTGGACCTGGTACTGCAGGATAAAACAGGAGGAAAACTCGACAAGTTCAGCGGTATTGCCAATAACTTTATCGGAGAATTAATGAAACGTAAAGAAATCGCCGTTGCTTTTACCAGCTTTAAAGCAGATTACCCGCAATTACAACTGGAGGTGAACGACGAAAAGGCCGATCAGCTTGGCGTGAGCGTTAAAGACATTCTCCAAACCATGCAAACCTATTTTGGTAGTGCACAGGCTTCCGATTTTAACCGCTTTGGAAAATACTACAGAGTAGTAGTCCAGGCCGATGTGGACGACAGGGCAGATCCCTCTTCAATTGATAAGGTATTTGTTAAGAACAAAGCAGGTGAAATGGTACCTATCAAAACGCTTGTAAAGTTAACACGTGTCTACGGTTCAGAAACGGCATCACGTTACAACCTGTTCAATTCCATACAGGTGAACGCAATCCCTAAACCCGGATTCAGTTCAGGTGATGCAATCAAGGCGATAGAAGAGGTAGCAACCCAGCAGTTGCCGGCAGGCTATGCTTACGAATTCTCTGGACAGACTCGGGAAGAGATTTCATCTGGCGGACAATCTGTAGTTATTTTCATGTTATGTCTGCTGTTTATATATTTCCTGTTAGCTGCTCAATATGAGAGTTATATCCTCCCACTGGCAGTTATACTTTCTATTCCTACCGGTATATTCGGGGTATTTGTAGCCATAGGTTTAACCGGAATTGAAAACAACATTTATGTTCAGGTGGCTTTGATCATGCTCATCGGCTTGCTTGCCAAAAATGCAATTCTTATTGTTGAATTTGCTGTACAGCGAAGAAGGGCAGGCCAAACAC
This window encodes:
- a CDS encoding beta/alpha barrel domain-containing protein, with protein sequence MNIETNPLSMIQAYPVIPVYYNEDAQTCIEVLKASYAGGIRVFEFTNRGQNAPDNFKALLSYRNEHLKDMKLGIGTIKTVAQAEMYINLGADFIVSPIVKADLASATAAHNVLWIPGCMTPTEINFAEELGVPLVKLFPGDTLGVGFLKAIKPLFPNLKFMPTGGVDVNKENIDSWLNAGVTALGFGSKLFQQPDQATDYNWLTERCQLLIGMVNRK
- a CDS encoding sugar kinase, whose protein sequence is MLNQENILVFGELLLRFSSTEDQFISKNHTVSLFPGGSEANVSASLGQWGIPCAYVSCVPENALAANALQSLADLGVNTNKTLLQGSRMGLYFLLSANGLTSGEVVYDRKYSSFSTLLPGVINWDEVLEGHTWFHWTALTPALNENMAAVCKEALQAARKKGLKISVDLNYRSRLWDYGKQPIAVMPELVQYCDVIMGNIWAVNKMLGIPVDENLNRQTTVDTYTVHASASAKAVFAAFPQCKHIAYTFRFMDNPRHNLFYGTYHNAEGDYRSAVLETNEVVDRIGSGDAFMAGLIYGLTSSTNGQEIIDKATSSGYRKLFVKGDFGDGAI
- a CDS encoding SDR family oxidoreductase, with the translated sequence MKSRDLFSLENKVIVVTGATGVLGESFALAIAEAGAKVAILGRNEEKANQRVKAITESGGEAIAVITDVLDETALNAAKNQILSTWGTIDGLVNAAGGNIPGATIAPDQNIFDIKVSDTQKAVELNLFGTVYPTHVFGRVIAEKGKGSIVNISSLAAQRPLTRVLGYTMGKNAIEGYTKWMAVELAQRYGDKVRVNALAPGVFLTEQNRSLLTNADGTFTDRAQRFVNHTPFGRLGNPQELNGTLIYLLSDASAFVNGETILVDGGFNAYSGV
- the uxuA gene encoding mannonate dehydratase; this translates as MNTVNHKLLQTWRWYGPSDPVSLQDVKQAGATGIVTALHHVPHGEVWPLEDIIERKSIIEAAGLHWAVVESVPVHEAIKTRRSDADHYIENYKTTLKNLSQCGIRTVCYNFMPVLDWTRTQLDLVMEDGSKALYFNWLDLAVFDLFILKREGADADYTESIRNRAKDRYASMNTDQLNELKVNVLMGIPNEKEIELEALRASIEEYKSIGMEGLKKNLAYFLNGIAEVCEETGVNMTIHPDDPPYAILGLPRIASTKEDLISILKSVDKPFNGICYCTGSLGAGVSNDLKDIFEAVKERVYFLHLRNVTKDEEGNFYEADHLGGDVNMYEIMKAIVAENALRAQPIPFRPDHGHQMLDDLNKVTNPGYSAIGRLRGLAELRGLELGITGNY
- a CDS encoding LacI family DNA-binding transcriptional regulator; the encoded protein is MNNSVTLRDIAKALNLSISTISKALNDSHEIGAETKQKVLDYAKKHHYSPNRMAKGLKEGKSRSIGVVVCSLDNNVIAQMLDGIHKASTEKSYQIIIMQSKESEKQESACIELLYAGGVDGILISPAYETINFSYLVSLQDAGLPIVLFDRLIDQINTHKVGADNFKGAYDATRHLIDNGYKNIAHLNTNTILSIATDRLNGYKQALADSGIKYRPELLRSCNYTDTNKLNEDLEQAIKYYMGLKDRPDAIFTATDQISTRCLMLLNKMGYKIPEDVALIGFTNTELADAMNPPLSTVHQPAFEIGQFAAEKLIAMIEGKRLDEGYETVMLPTNIKVRASSQSRI
- a CDS encoding TetR/AcrR family transcriptional regulator; the encoded protein is MGSKERIQRLKEDTRTNILDAALKIVKEEGWQALSMRKIADKIEYTAPIIYEYFHNKDGILLELTRQGYVILGKKVKAAKKAQEHTADQLEAMWIAYWNFAFKYKEFYQLMYGVDMVCCDQKKSMPEIEFLDNLFFDTIKDLMKGESPEENRVCRKYYTFWSIVHGLISINLVNKGRDEAMNQHILKDALKGIIKYIND
- a CDS encoding efflux RND transporter periplasmic adaptor subunit, with the translated sequence MKTTALLLATMLIYACSGNKPQATAPPVPGLPVSTVSQSSETTFLEYPAAIQGAADLEIRPQVAGALDRVFINEGQYVAAGQPLFKINEQPFLEALNTAKASLSAAEAAILNAQLEVDKLVPLVQNKVVSDVQLKTAKATLQIAKANAAQAKAGVAAAQINLAYTIIKAPVSGYIGLLPKKQGSLVSPSDTAPLTQLSDVHEVRVYFSLGEDDFIDFNSKYSGKTLTERIKNVPSVALVLADQSVYPQEGKIDMVDGQFDKQTGAITLRASFPNAQGLLRSGNTGKIRISMEHKNALIVPQSATVEMQDKIFVFTVADSNKVKKMPISIIGKSGTNYLVKEGVKSGDQIVLSGLDRLQEGQEIRPEKPTNKVARLN
- a CDS encoding efflux RND transporter permease subunit, whose translation is MFKIFIQRPVLATVISILLVILGVLGLTKLPLQQFPDIAPPSVLVTAVYPGANAETVLRSVAPSLEESINGVENMSYMSSTASNDGSLAITVYFKLGTDPDQAAVNVQNRVAQATSQLPAEVVQQGIITAKQQNSFIMAIGMYTEDESKYDQTFVANYAQINIIPEIKRIPGVGAASIFGGVKDYSMRVWLNPTQMSAYKVTPNEIMAAIQDKSLEAAPGRFGEKSKEVFEYVIKYKGKLSKPEEYENIAIRANSDGSILRLKDVARIEFGAYSYSSLTRLNGKKGIVIGVIQLAGTNANEIQVSINKLMEKAAKDFPDGIKQNIFYSTKVALDQSIEQVQHTLIEAFILVFIVVFLFLQDFRSTLIPAIAVPVAILGTFFFMQLFGFSINLLTLFALVLAIGIVVDDAIVVVEAVHAKMEHKRLSPKVATTEAMHEITGAIVSITLVMAAVFLPVGFMEGSTGVFYRQFAFTMAIAIVISAVNALTLSPALAALFLKDTHVNEGHTTAKTGFKERFFTGFNRSFNSLTNRYLGGLKFLIRNKWVSLGGLALITLGTIWMVKTTPSGFIPTEDQGFIAIAVSTPSGTSLDGTSKVMAQAETELKALQSSGFVTSLPGFNLLTNSTSPSAAVVFVLLKPTKERGEVKDINAIMDVVRGKLAGITGGSFFVFSFPTVPGFSNVEALDLVLQDKTGGKLDKFSGIANNFIGELMKRKEIAVAFTSFKADYPQLQLEVNDEKADQLGVSVKDILQTMQTYFGSAQASDFNRFGKYYRVVVQADVDDRADPSSIDKVFVKNKAGEMVPIKTLVKLTRVYGSETASRYNLFNSIQVNAIPKPGFSSGDAIKAIEEVATQQLPAGYAYEFSGQTREEISSGGQSVVIFMLCLLFIYFLLAAQYESYILPLAVILSIPTGIFGVFVAIGLTGIENNIYVQVALIMLIGLLAKNAILIVEFAVQRRRAGQTLIAAALEAAKLRLRPIIMTSLAFVVGLFPMSIATGPSAQGNHSISIGAAGGMLSGVVLGLFIIPVLFVAFQYLQEKVKGKQDTAGSDHQPVAVKVESDIIYS